From the genome of Streptacidiphilus rugosus AM-16, one region includes:
- a CDS encoding AAA family ATPase, with protein MTTTSTRPAWRATATYPEPPEGFTGTSRLESFIDAMIELGQTGQVFGEHGIGKTATFATHIPAAHPGVQLVVVPAANLTPDDLLANAPVRDEATGELVLRQLIMRQLRPGTPFVLLIDDSLQAGDSIQSQLMQVACNWTLGEYDLRALGCVGVFLTDNESLAETSARRSDLAILDRMVTMKITANDTSWRVKLAERFPNWDLRPVYSLWASLPPALRELLSPRTLEHVLANAREGFPLVWGLPLLNGARLRLAETGPDGRPGQDRTDEILDRIAAALGVPNPDRIADPVRRAVRAALANRWTVLLQGPPGCGKTELVRQLTREHLGREPLYFSLPVTNVEDLCAPIPTADGSLENLLAASFTGTEPKAIIWDEYNRPKDRAAFAKLMEITQEWSVAGRRIEGLRAQIALQNPPYHLGRKLQVSRNNIAQASRFTVSLTIDPADIPANEWLIERYGPVAETVLAWWKHDLDEDGRGWVSKRTLERLIKLHGRGLPLELGMIYLGDGEYAPVPLTSLTDRLAGRQVVGLPEMAADVQLWEARLRRAAEQSSEGGNDTDLVHQAIANAELSQLRRYRKAVARLVRLLPPKLRSTYLVGASDQHQRFWIDLFAKQAPGR; from the coding sequence ATGACCACCACCAGCACGCGACCCGCCTGGCGGGCCACGGCCACCTATCCGGAGCCGCCGGAGGGCTTCACCGGCACGTCCCGGCTGGAGTCCTTCATCGACGCGATGATCGAGCTCGGCCAGACCGGTCAGGTCTTCGGCGAGCACGGGATCGGCAAGACGGCCACCTTCGCGACCCACATCCCCGCCGCCCATCCCGGCGTCCAACTGGTCGTCGTCCCGGCCGCCAACCTGACCCCGGACGACCTGCTCGCCAACGCGCCGGTCAGGGACGAGGCCACCGGCGAGCTGGTGCTGCGCCAGCTGATCATGCGCCAGCTCCGGCCGGGGACTCCCTTCGTGCTGCTGATCGACGACTCGCTGCAGGCGGGCGACTCGATCCAGTCGCAGTTGATGCAGGTCGCCTGCAACTGGACGCTGGGCGAGTACGACCTGCGCGCGCTCGGCTGCGTCGGGGTGTTCCTGACCGACAACGAGTCGCTGGCCGAGACCAGCGCCCGCCGCAGCGACCTGGCCATCCTGGACCGGATGGTCACCATGAAGATCACCGCCAACGACACCTCATGGCGGGTCAAGCTCGCCGAGCGTTTCCCGAACTGGGACCTGCGCCCGGTCTACTCGCTCTGGGCCTCCCTCCCGCCCGCCCTGCGCGAACTGCTCTCGCCGCGCACGCTGGAGCACGTCCTCGCCAACGCGCGTGAGGGTTTCCCCCTGGTGTGGGGCCTGCCGCTGCTCAACGGGGCGCGCCTGCGACTGGCCGAGACCGGCCCCGACGGCAGGCCGGGGCAGGACCGGACGGACGAGATCCTCGACCGGATCGCCGCCGCCCTCGGAGTGCCCAACCCCGACCGGATCGCCGACCCGGTGCGCCGGGCCGTGCGCGCCGCGCTGGCCAACCGCTGGACGGTGCTGCTCCAGGGCCCGCCCGGCTGCGGCAAGACCGAACTGGTCCGCCAGCTCACCCGTGAGCACCTGGGCCGCGAGCCGCTCTACTTCTCCCTGCCCGTCACCAACGTGGAGGACCTCTGCGCGCCGATCCCCACCGCGGACGGATCGTTGGAGAACCTGCTGGCGGCGAGCTTCACCGGGACCGAGCCCAAGGCGATCATCTGGGACGAGTACAACCGGCCCAAGGACCGCGCCGCGTTCGCGAAGCTCATGGAGATCACCCAGGAGTGGTCGGTCGCGGGGCGGCGGATCGAGGGGCTGCGGGCCCAGATCGCGCTGCAGAACCCGCCCTACCACCTGGGCCGCAAGCTCCAGGTCTCCCGCAACAACATCGCCCAGGCCAGCCGATTCACCGTCTCGCTGACCATCGACCCCGCCGACATCCCGGCCAACGAGTGGCTGATCGAGCGCTACGGCCCGGTCGCGGAGACGGTGCTGGCCTGGTGGAAGCACGACCTGGACGAGGACGGCCGCGGCTGGGTCTCCAAGCGCACCCTGGAGCGCCTGATCAAGCTGCACGGGCGCGGCCTGCCGCTGGAACTCGGCATGATCTACCTCGGCGACGGGGAGTACGCGCCCGTCCCGCTCACCTCCCTCACCGACCGGCTGGCGGGGCGTCAGGTGGTCGGCCTGCCGGAGATGGCGGCCGACGTCCAGCTCTGGGAGGCGAGGCTGCGCCGCGCGGCCGAGCAGTCGTCCGAGGGCGGCAACGACACCGATCTGGTGCACCAGGCCATCGCCAACGCCGAACTCTCGCAGCTGCGCCGGTACCGGAAGGCGGTCGCCAGGCTGGTCCGCCTGCTGCCGCCGAAGCTCCGCTCGACCTACCTGGTGGGCGCCTCCGACCAGCACCAGCGCTTCTGGATCGACCTGTTCGCGAAGCAGGCGCCCGGCCGCTGA
- a CDS encoding leucine-rich repeat domain-containing protein, translating into MVTEGPEPAERPAGPRPYTGVPPVVPRDTGDLGPLLAWLRTGRPAEERLDFPTGTALPDGRLDLCKQQLGPDGAALVADALDARAQEGTPGPVRHLLLGTDGLGDEGAAEVTARTSGSDVRTLYLGCNQITATGACRIADHLRASPQTVTGLWLKRNPLGAQAGRAAAELVDAATGLHTLDLVQTGLDPAGLAELADAVLAAFGRSGRAFERLYLGGNPIGPSGAAQLAGLVTAGATQELYASAAGLGDAGALTLAEALRRAPHGGLRRLSVASSGIGPRAVAELVDAAAAAGVELLDLGRVKAAAVLGAPDNHVDTDAAAAIAESLTSRRHALRHLVLANTGMRSRQALPLLDAAPRASTPTRYLLGKGIATSVRRRLDALSADVPWPVVPAAVAAVRSVHRTPPQPD; encoded by the coding sequence GTGGTGACCGAGGGGCCCGAGCCGGCGGAGCGGCCCGCCGGCCCCCGTCCCTACACCGGGGTGCCGCCGGTCGTGCCGAGGGACACCGGGGACCTCGGCCCACTGCTGGCCTGGCTGCGGACCGGCCGTCCGGCCGAGGAGCGGCTGGACTTCCCCACCGGCACCGCGCTGCCGGACGGACGGCTCGACCTGTGCAAGCAGCAGCTCGGCCCGGACGGCGCCGCGCTGGTCGCCGACGCGCTCGACGCCCGCGCCCAGGAGGGGACTCCGGGACCGGTCCGGCATCTGCTGCTGGGCACCGACGGGCTGGGCGACGAAGGGGCCGCCGAGGTGACCGCGCGGACGAGCGGCAGCGACGTGCGCACCCTCTACCTCGGCTGCAACCAGATCACCGCGACCGGCGCCTGCCGGATCGCCGACCACCTGCGGGCCTCGCCGCAGACGGTCACCGGGCTCTGGCTCAAGCGCAACCCGCTGGGCGCGCAGGCCGGACGGGCGGCGGCCGAGCTGGTGGACGCGGCGACCGGGCTGCACACGCTCGACCTGGTCCAGACGGGTCTCGACCCGGCCGGGCTGGCGGAGCTGGCCGACGCCGTCCTCGCCGCCTTCGGCCGCTCGGGGCGGGCCTTCGAGCGGCTCTACCTCGGCGGCAACCCGATCGGCCCGTCCGGAGCGGCGCAGCTGGCCGGGCTGGTCACCGCCGGGGCCACCCAGGAGCTGTACGCCTCCGCCGCCGGGCTCGGCGACGCCGGCGCGCTGACGCTCGCGGAGGCGCTGCGCCGGGCTCCGCACGGCGGTCTGCGCCGCCTCTCCGTCGCCAGCTCCGGCATCGGCCCCCGCGCGGTGGCCGAACTGGTCGACGCCGCCGCGGCGGCCGGGGTGGAGCTGCTGGACCTGGGCCGGGTGAAGGCGGCCGCCGTCCTCGGCGCGCCGGACAACCACGTCGACACCGACGCCGCCGCCGCGATCGCCGAGTCCCTCACCTCACGGCGGCACGCGCTGCGGCATCTGGTGCTGGCCAACACCGGCATGCGCAGCCGCCAGGCGCTGCCGCTGCTCGACGCGGCTCCCCGCGCGTCGACCCCGACCCGCTACCTGCTTGGCAAGGGCATCGCGACCAGCGTCCGCCGCCGACTGGACGCCCTCAGCGCGGACGTCCCGTGGCCGGTGGTCCCGGCGGCCGTCGCCGCCGTCCGCAGCGTGCACCGGACACCGCCGCAGCCGGACTGA